In Anolis carolinensis isolate JA03-04 chromosome 4, rAnoCar3.1.pri, whole genome shotgun sequence, the genomic window GAGCAGAGAAACTGACGTAGATATAAGAAGTTCAGAATACACCTTGTCCTGGTCTGGGCCAGTCATTTCCAAATTCTTACTAAGAATGTGTTTACTGCCTGATACAAAAGAGGAAGAGCTGtccttaacaacaacaaaaataaaaacaatattttaatgttGCCATAACTGGTTACCAATGTATCCAGTGCCACACAACCCACTAAAACCCAAAAAGTAATAGCAAAGGGGAAACTTTCTAATTCAGTATGAagaatgtaagtacagtagagtctcacttatccaacactcacttatccaacattctggattatccaacgcattttgcagtcaatgttttcaatatattgtgatattttagtgctaaattcgtaaatacagtaattacaacataacattactacatattgaactacttttttgtcacatttgttgtataacatgatgttttggtgcttaatttgtaaaatcataacctaatttgatgtttagtaggcttttccttaatccctctttattatccaacatattcgcttatccaacgttctgccggcccgtttaagtgagactctactgtaactgcaaATTTCAAAATACACAGAAGTCCCCAGTCCCAAGCTGGAAAGCTCTTGTAGCTAAGTCAAAATAGATTAGTAGCAGCCCAGCAGTATTTGCCATGAACAGTATgcttctaatgcagtggttctcagtctgtgggtccccaggtgttttggcctacaactcccaaaaatcccagccagtttaccagctgttaggatttctggaagttgaaggccaaaacaattggggacccacaggttgagaagcactgttctaATGAATGGTGGGACAGGAAGAAAGGGCCTGCCTGATCATGAAAATAGTGCAGGTATCTTTACACTGGGTTGAAAAAGAAACATTCAAACATGCTGCAGTGTACTTCAGTATCAAGCCTCTACTGATGGGAAGATGTGCAAAGACAGCAGGTTACAGCAACCACTTACAGCAATACTATAACTATGTAGTTTACAGAAAGCACTGAACATAATTGGCAATCTGTCAACAATTAGGAGCCACACCCATAACTTTCAAGTTACATCAAATGTAAACCTCCAACCACCAGCACCGCCACTATTTCATAGGTCAATCCAAACACTAAAATGCAAACATGCTTCATATTCCATAGTGTAATCTGTCCAATCATAAATTACCAACAAGTTAGAACACTACATCACCCACTAAACTGAATCAACAGCAGGCAAAGTGAAGTATTTAGTTTTGCCCTAATAATTCTTAACAAAGCAAAAAAGGCATTCTAATGTGAGGTTTTCTGTATGATAACTTCACATTAGAATCCAAAAACTTTCTAGGTGGGTGGTTGATTGCTGCTATAAGATGAGTGGAAAAGGCTagtgaattgtttttaaaatgctcatACAAGTCTTGCTATTATATTCATTATCAGAAGATTCTAAATGAAATACATTAATGAAAGGATAAACATTTAGAAAGTGTAAAGTGCTCACCTTGTACCCAATTCTGCAAGCAAAAAGGCCAGGAGATGCTTTGGTTGACGATGTAATCTAAAAACAGAAGGATTACAGACATCTAGTTACCATCACAAAATacacatgcatgtatgtatgtatgcttaTATGCATAAATCTATGCATATGTGAACAAATGCATATGAATAAATTGTACCTGCTATTTAAGCAGATAACTCTTAATCAACCTAACTGGACATCATAGAGTTTAAATGCTCTGTGTTCTTAAAAGCACCACCATATTTTCATCCTGTACATCTTACAACCCAGGATTTCATCTATGCACAATACTCAATACATGTAAGCAGCAGCAATGACATAAAACCTTCAACAAAGACTATTTCAGTAAATCTGTTTTCAGGATATCTGAAAAGGTCAgaataaacaaaaatgaattatAGATAAAGTTTATAAACACAACACAAGATGACAACCAACTCAATGAAATTCATGTAAATATCACATTACATTTTTCAGCAGTAAGAGTCTTAAACGACAGGGTGCAACCAAATAAAATACCAAATGATGATTTTCAAATGCAGAATGCAATGCTGCACCGGCTGCCTTCCCATGACAATGTTTTCAGTGAAGAATCATAACAACACTCTCAGCTCTttcaaaaagataaaaatacGCAAAGATGGTTCTGAGTGCAAGACAGGCAGGGACAATCGGTACCACAAAGGGCATGAAAAATTGCTTACTTTACAAAGATACTTTTTAAGAAACACAAGTTAACCCTTTCTTTCCCCAAGCTCTACACACATAAatctgcaggtttgacttttgcaaatttgattaatatggccaCTATAAATTTTGTTCATCTAGCACTACTCCACAGAGCTACACTGGAGAgcgtagagattcctagagaggtgttctcttaatttaaaaaatgtgtttttaatgtgtggtttttccacttttgcacaaGTCCTACAACCCAAATTCCAGCAAATGTGGATGgcctactgtatttacaaatgacaACTGCTTCCGATTTGTAAATTTTCTTTGGTATCCTTTACAGGattctctagcacagtggttcccaacctttggtccttcgggAGTTTTGgactttcaactcccataaatccaagtcatctcaccagctgttaggatttgtgggagctgaagtccaaaatacctggaggaccaaaggttgggaacaactgtcCTAACGATCACTATCTGTATTCAGGCAATTAACCAAcacatgaaggcacataacagatGACATCATTAACCCTGCTCCAAAGCCATATCATCAATACCAGAGTTCTTGACACACAGCACACATTTGGAATTGAAAAAGAGAAACTCTCAATACTCTGATAGCTTATAACATTATGCTAGTTTCAGGTAACAGTCTATTTCCAATGACATCGAGACATCAGGTACAGGGATCCAACTTCACTGGGAGTTTCTTCTCCACAAACGAATAAGGATTTCGCAAGTACATTGACAGCATAAATTCAATCCACTGAATAAGAGAAAAATCATATAATTTCGGACAGGGCAGGCAATAGATGAATTCTACACCTGTACATTCCAATCCACGCAATTAAAGACTAACAGGCTGGAAATCTTACTAACTGCTCCTTACTAGAGCAgatccaatcaatcaatcaatcaatggtgAACCAACAAATGACCAAACTGAAATGTTTCAATAGCTCTACTCTTAACAGCAGATTCAGGCCATTGTGTAAAACAAGACATTATGACATGCACTCTCAATCTTGTAACTTTCTGCCCCAAATCACAACGTAGCCAAACTTACAGTTTACAGATATCTGTGAAGTTGACAAATGATGTTTTCTTGGTTCCTACTCTTACAACTTGGGGAGGTTTCATGACAAATTTTCTCTTTTCACCAGCTACCATGTCTGGATTTTTTTCTCGCATAATGTTAAATACACGATTCAGCAACTGCAAATATAGGTGAAAGAATATTAGTAAAACACCATTCATTATAGCCACTTTCCAGTATTATATTTTTACAGTACTTATTTAAAAGCAGGGTATTTTTTAATCAACAAAGTAAAacatttcctgtctggaaatgaATAATTTAAATTAGCACACTCCAAGAATCCTGCCTAAAATCCTGACCTGTGAGAATGGTGAGGTGTAAATCtgttaaataaatgaaaataatattccaAAGTGTCACAAGCCATGTGTAACATCTGTAGCAAGAAGAAAGTTCATCCAGAATGATCCAACAAGGACTTGCTAAACATGATTCTcctggatgatgatgattttatggACTCTCGGAAAAAGATTTGATGGCATGTAACAATAATTCATCTCTGAAGCAGCTTTTGGCAACATTTTTACCCTGGAGGAGCCCCTgaaaaaaacaattcaaattcCCTGCTTAAAATTTATCTGcatcttaattttatttttcatttgtaaTAATGTTGCATGGAAGTTCTACCGACTTCCCAGGAAATCCTGTTTCCAAAGAAGCCTGGTTAAGaatatattccatttttttttgttcatatgACTTCAAATTAAGTTTAACCATATGTCCCAGCACTGTATAAATCTAAAATAGTTATTAGCCTCACTTTGTTACTGCACCCCCTTCAAATGAAGCAGCATGGAAAAGACAGAGATCAGAACATGTTAAGAAAATATTTACCTCATCATACGTGTAGTCCCTCTCTGAGCCTGCCCATGCAGGCCCCAACTGAGAGCTAAAAGAGATTCCATCATCTTTTTTGCTATCTTCATCCTCAAATGCTAAAAAGAATTAAATACTCGTGAGATTCAAACAGCTGTAGTTGAGCTTGTATATGACAAGCAGGCCTGCAGCGAGAGGggagttttaggggttcaaccccccccccccgaaatttttcaagttataaaaaaattctcgtttactcatgaattttaactggttaaccaaatccccatgctaagtctatgagatgcaaaacattaagagtccctccaggcactatctcaagcagatattgacaggtttgtagtggggaggggtatgtgctaggtgttcaaccccccccccccagaaatttttttctggctatggccctgatgacaaggtataatttttctcttaaaaatacagaataaaaacaaaatcatCCAGACAGTAGAATAGCTGAACCCATATACAAAGTTTCAGAAGACTAGAGCTTTTCATCCAAGCCTTACTACAGCAGGCTCTTTTTGTCCCTCAAAATGATACTTGTAAAAAGTAAACAATTATCTGAACAGGCacttgaaaaagaaaacaccccaccaccaccaccacaactagTATTCCCATTACGCTACTTTAAGTTACTTTACATATGTGTGTGGAAGCATCTCTGAACAATTTAGGATCATGCCCTTTGCCACTAAAATATGAATCAAAATATGAAACATTTTCCAAGTCCCTAATCAGGACTGAGCAAAGTGTAGGTTTTCAGATGCTGTCTTCCTCCATTCCTCACTACATATCTTGCTGACTTAGGCTAATGAGATAACTAATGGGACTCCTATACAGCATAATGCATAGATATGCCCTTTTGGATTCAATTAACTCCATTATTTACAGTAACTAAAGCCTGAATGTAATTTCTTGATATGTTAATAAAACTGATTATAATTGTAAAACTACCCAGTTTGTCTAATATGatatacaccagtgattcccaaagtgggtgctaccgccccccgaTGGGCGCTGcaggtgatggcacctattagaacACACAAGGGGTGTGGCCAGGTgaggggcatggcttcttcccaatagcccgagacagggctgagaatctatacctctcttgaggtgcttgttgggacacagaggacggagctagggaaggacgcagggcctccttccaagagcctgagacagggctgagcctctatacctctcctgagatgccttttaggactaaagggtggggctgggacggggcctcttcccaagagcacgagacagggctgagcccctgtatacctcccctgaggtacttgttagaacacaggggtggggtatagaggttcaaccccgtcaggcacttgggaagaggccctgccctagCAGGTGGCtagcaggtgccgcaggacagggatagaagctcagccctgcctcagagctcgtaactctgctcatcccagtcctggccacccatttgtggccctgcccatctacccctccccctcccagccctgcatcttggactaggggagaggctcagtcccaccatcttgagcaggagccacacccacccctctaaaccatgcccccctttccagggggcgctgagtaatattttttctggaaagggggcagtaggccaaatagtttgggaaccactgatatacactCAAAGTGTGACTAAGTACAACTTTATAAGGAATTTTGTAAATGAAATTGCAGAACTAAGAACTAAGAGTATTTCATCACAGTCAtcatacttcccccccccccttttggagggaaaagggggaggtgcaactattatgtggtggTGACTTTTATGTggtgaaaaaaaaccctttgaggCACAGCTGCGCAGGCAGGTGAACGAGTTCCCCCATCTGTTCACCTGTCCCTTCCGAACTAAATGTTGTAGCACTGTGGAGAGTACAGGTTGGTAGGCAAACTCACTCACCAGCCTGCCTGTCTTCTTTCCTTGGCACTGTGGGCTCTGTAGTGCCAAAAGAGCAGTTGCACCCTTAATTCACTCCCTTAGATGAGTGAACTATAGATGCAACTATTGCGAAGGGAAATCAATGGCGACTATTACCCAATCATTCAGAAGTAGAATTTCATCACTTTCCcagaatgaaaaagaaagcaaCACACAACATTTGATTTATATCATGTGTAAAACATATGAAACCTCAGTCAAATCTGCATCATAAATCCATGTCTGTTTAGGTTTTAGACAAAAGGGCACACacttctcacacaccagaaggtTCCCAGGGTTTCTTGAAGAGTCACAACAATGAAATTCCTGTTTTAGATTTATGGTTATTGTTGATCAGATGATTGAAATGAAACTAATCTTAACCAATTTTTCTACATCAGAGTACTTTATTCCTTAACTAATGCTACCTATCTACAGCTATACTGAGAAAAATCATTTGATAGTTGCAACTGCATTTTCAATACACATCTCTTCATCTACCTTTTTAATTATCATAGGGATGACAAGATACAAAAAATACAGTGTCTCAGAATTCACCCCACAGCACTCAAATAGGTTTTTGAGAATGTTAAAAGAGAAAAACAACCTTTCCCTTTAGTTTTTTCTGTCTTCTCAGGGCATTAAATTGTAAGGCGGGGATGTGGATTTACAATGAGGTGCTGGATGGAGAGGAAATGTGCATGCTGATATGAAAGCACTTACCTGTAAGGTAAGCAACTTTTCGTTTGCTTCACACAAATTTGTTACACAATTCAACTATTAATACATTTGACTCACACTCTTAAACCGTTGGTTGCATCCCTTGAAAAATCAGCAAAATTTACCTTCATCTTTATCCAACACTTCATCTTCATCTGGAAACTTCAcagtcttctttttcttcttcttgccaaGCATGATATCAAGGTCATCTTCTGGTTCTAACATCTCTTGCACATCCCCCTCAATTTTCATATCCTTTAAAACAATGCACAAGAGACAACATAATAAGATACAAATGAACACAGAAGTTATtcaatattatttcatttataatcCACCTTTCTCCAATATAAGCCACTTTTAGGCATAGTAAAAAGGACTCAAATTTAATCTGCAAAGCATTTCACATTCCAACTGCACAAAAGCTACTTGGGCGTCAATCCGACTGAACTCAAATACAATTTAATGATTAGAAAAAAGATGGAAAGATTACATTTTAAGCACTttgcaaaatacatattaaaattatgTTTCCCCATTGCTCAAATGCTGATGGAAATTTCTCACTCTTGAAGAGAATTCCCATGATAGCTAGTTGCCAGTCACTTGTGACCATTTTGAACCAATCAAATTCAcacaaaaaatcaaattaaattgatacagggTGCAACAGCTTTTCTAGCAACAAGGaggaataaaataaacataagcaTTTTAAAATGAATACAGCCCTCCagaatgtgcatgtgtgcatcaATGGACCACAATGGGTGTGATTCACATTCTGTTACGTGATTTCATCCTGCCATGTGGTTTATAGCCTTAGCTCAATGTGGGGGTCAGACAAAAATTAGCaaaagtaaaaggtttctgaacgctaccaatttacacaaatctgttagcaacaatatgcagtgtttacagtggactatgcagaaaatacttcagcaGTACTTCgtaaaaaggaaaatcatcctgtttagcaagccttgcaaatgctgatttattatcagtaaatgtttggtttttatacctgttttatatacctatatacctgggatcacacaaaaatttcttgggcagaaaggggttgtgaATTGAAAAAGTGTAAGAAGCCTGGTTTATAGAGTACGCCAATGTGCATCACAGGCTCTAGTTCAGAATATCCTTTGACTTTGCCTATCTCAAGTCAAAGGGTTTAATTAAAAGTGAGCAACAGTGAACTTTCTCAGCATGCATTGTATAGCAGCCACACACTGACGTTCCCTCCAAGCTGCATTAATCAGTGTATATGTGTCCTCAGTCTAACAATAAAATGATATTGTAGTTATTAAATGCTTTAACTTCCTACAATATCCACAGAAAGGCAAATGTATAAAGATTCTAGAAATGGTCACATTTAAATTTAACATATAATTTAGTTGAGTACATAAATCATTGTTTAGTTCGACTACATCTGTATTACTGTTTAATACTAGCCCACTCTtactggaaaaaaatcaaaagattAGAATGCTAAAAAAAATCCAGCTTTAAATATAAAATGTATCAAGGAGTATCAGTTTTACTGTGGTTACAGATATTTCAAGAAACCAgacaaatttttaaaaacattatcttTGGCCTTATGTCGACTGACCTTTACACCCTCTTCTGCTTCATCAATATCAAatatcttttttgttttctttttctttttcttttgattgaAGAAAGTTAAGTCATCTAAGTCATTTGTGGcatctgaaaataaaaaaaatggtaCAAAGCATCAGAAAGTTAGCAATTGTTACTAGTTCAGAAGAAAGTATCTTCCATGGCGGAACATAGTTGTTAATCAAATTCAAGCAACCTAACAATGCTCAGCTGAGTTTCAGGACTTTTCTGAATTTAAAATCATTTCATAAAATCAGAAGATTTTATCTCCCATATAATGCAAATGTCAGAACACATGCAAAAGCTTACCTGAAAAATTATTCTGCATTAGTACAGCAATATGAAAAATATGGTCTATGCCAGAGTTTGGCAATATGTTGCACTTTAGATATTTGGAAATGCACTTTTCATAATTCCTGATGATTACCAAGGCTGTCTGGGCTAGAAAGCATCACATTGCCGAGCAACTAGCAGTTCAAATAATCAGGAAAGAACAGAATTGGCTACAAGAACTGCTTCTCTGTTTAAATAAAGTTCCTGACTTGATGTACAGTACATAGCATGCCTCAGGATGATGTGGGCTTACATCAACACTTCTTTGTTTCAACAGTCATAGCAGGCTGTTGCTGTTTTTGGAGCcagataaaaaattaaaatagcacaGTGAGAACACAACCAGGGAATATCCAAAATGGGTTCCAAACATGAAATATGTTCCATAGGTGAACCAGCTACAACTGGTAGTACAGAGTGTGAACATGTAAAAATAACTGAGCGAGAGAAAGCCAGCAAGCATCTGCATTGGGATCCTCTCTCAAACGTCATTCAGTAGCCAGTCCACAAGAGCACAGAAGAAGGAAATATAAAAGCAGAAACATCATGCCAGCTCAGCTATTATGTTCATCTACCTAAGCAGTTGGATTACAGTCCCAACTAAATAGACttattgaatcaattgctgatgATAAGCCGTCATTTGTTTAAGTTCCACTGACTCAAAAGATCTGCTCTAGAGAtaatagcaattggatttaggtttTTTGGCTCCTCTCTTTGAACAATTGCTAATTTAGATTGTCACAGTGAGGGAGACAATAGTGTTAACCTGCATAACGGATACATTAAATCCGGTCATAAGCCTTATATAAGTTAAAAACTCATGGATTAAGAACATATGACTGAATTTTCTTGTTTTCGTTTCTCCTATTTAACTCCTTTTCTTCTAGCATTATTAAGATCTTAAGTGAGAATGCAAAGCCTGTCTTATTTGTACTGATCTTTCAATGTATATGTAAATTATTCTGGCACTGAAAGAAAGTACCAAATGTCTTAATAAGCATATTATATGTAGCAAATGGGTAATCTTGTGCTAGTCCTTTGAAgtgttagattattattattattattattattatttcttatccgcctctccttgttgctcaaggtgggttacagaataattaaaacacataaacattgtaaaagttctataaatacacatattaaaatgtatttctataaaaataatatcaaaactTATTTCtataagatacatattaaaatacatagtatcgagattaaacacaaaataagagtttaaaattcatacttaaaactggctgggtaggctgcCAGAAGAAATAAGTCTTTcgttggtttttaaattctgacagttcaTTTAGATGTGCTGAAACCCTCTTGATTTTATTAGGTTTAGGTGTGTCCAGACTGCATCAAACTGAATGTAGATGATGTTTTATTATGTCTTTTGTACCCTCTTTCCAAGGAGATCATGGTAAGGAATACAAGATTCATTTCCCCAGATTTCACAGATATCCGTTACAttggatttcttttaaaaattacaaagtgAATACAGTGACTTCTTTTGCACATAATATTccatttgaagaagatagctTTGCAGGCACTTCTAACAAAGATGTAACATCTTACcctttttcctactgtcttcttcatcagcttctgtATCTTTGTCTTCTGCTGGCTCTGGCTCCACTTCTTTCGTGTCTGATAACTGTGTTTCTTCTGTTTGTGCATCTCCTCCCTCTTCATCAAGCATAAaaggcttctttttcttcttcttcttcttactcATAGTAGGATCAAAAATCATctggaagaaagaaaaatttCTTTAAGCACTTTAATAGTGATTTTTCATGACAGTTCTTCAGTTTTCAGGCCATCTACTACACATATTTAGGTAACCATTAAAAAAACTTTCCACCTTGATATAAGCCAGTTATAAGCTGAGAGGAATCAACTAGAACTGCTCGGGTTACTTTCAAATCAACTAAGAAAAGCCATTTCAAGAAGTACTGATTTTTTTGAAAGAAGCAAACTACTTCCCTACTGAGTAAAAATGGGGAAGTAGCTTCCATTTGTTTCTTATCTTCACTGATAAAAAGATAAGTTGTTGCAAGAAAAGCAATGAATGCAAGTTTTGCAATAGGCAATACATCTTCATCaatcactctctcacacacacaaatacttttATTTGAACAGACACAATACCAATCTTAAGATCACACACATTTTATCAGCAACCTCAATAGCAGCACTTTTAACAAACACAGTTTGAAAGTACATCTTAGTGTACATGAGATATTAATTCTCGTTTTTGCCTGAAGACAATTTTGAACACAGTATTTAGGTTTTGAAATCAAGACAGCAACAAAACAAGGTCTATGGTTATGTTCATTTTATCTCTTAGCCCAAGCTATGTAATAACAACGTAATCACACTGATGTACTTCAGAGATGAGTAATAACATAAAATCTCATCACAGGGTCTGGTTAAACTGGACTTTTTAGGAAATAAAATATGCAAGCTAATGTTTCCTGAAAGCAAAAATCCCCATAAAACACACATGCACGTGCACACACGAATGTGTATTTAAAGAAGAAAGGTGACCAAACTTTTGGCAAATTTAATATGGAAAACTATTTCCAATATGATTATGCTATTCTCTTTGGCAATAAACTGAAATtctaaaacaatttttttcaaaactacTTCAACTTCAGTTCAATTTAAGCTAGTTAGACTGATTGGACCATCTCATGTTAAACACTTTTATGGATTACTTCCCATGGTATACAATAGAGGCAGACCACGCCATGATACTAGATTGGTTCCACTATTActgaaggcccttctacacagccatataacccagaatatcaaggctgaaagtACCACAATATCCAGTTATCcgaggccacactgccatatatcccagttcaaagataATGCaagtttttattcagctgtgtggaaggggcctgagacataCTAAAAGTACTCTCCCCAAAAGTGTCATTGGTGGACCAAATATATTGCTGCGACATTTCCATTGGCCTATGCAAGTTATTACCTTACTGGGTGTGCAATAACTTTCTGTACAAGACCTTTAACAACGTTGTATTATATgtaattatgaattatgaaacCTAAAATTCCTGGTGTGATAGTACATGATCCACTGGGATTTTTACAACAGTCCTTGgcttataggagcccctggtggcacagtgcgttaaaacgCTAAGCCGCTgcacttgcggaccaaaaggtgccaggttcaaatcccgggagaggaatgagtggccgctgttagccccagctcctg contains:
- the eif2s2 gene encoding eukaryotic translation initiation factor 2 subunit 2; this translates as MSGDEMIFDPTMSKKKKKKKKPFMLDEEGGDAQTEETQLSDTKEVEPEPAEDKDTEADEEDSRKKDATNDLDDLTFFNQKKKKKKTKKIFDIDEAEEGVKDMKIEGDVQEMLEPEDDLDIMLGKKKKKKTVKFPDEDEVLDKDEAFEDEDSKKDDGISFSSQLGPAWAGSERDYTYDELLNRVFNIMREKNPDMVAGEKRKFVMKPPQVVRVGTKKTSFVNFTDICKLLHRQPKHLLAFLLAELGTSGSIDGNNQLVIKGRFQQKQIENVLRRYIKEYVTCHTCRSPDTILQKDTRLYFLQCETCHSRCSVASIKTGFQAVTGKRAQLRAKAN